The window ATGGTCGTTCCCGAGGGGCGGATCGTCGCGCTGCTGGGCGCCAACGGCGCCGGGAAGAGCACGACCCTCAAGGCGATCTCGGGGCTCCTCAAGTCCGAGGAGGGGGAGGTCACCGACGGGGAGATCCTCTTCGGGGGAGAGACGATCAACGGGCGCGACCCCGAGGAGATCGTCCGCAAGGGGATCTTCCAGGTGATGGAGGGGCGCAAGGTGTTCGAGGACCTCACCGTGGAGGAGAACCTCCGGTGCGGGGCGCACACCCGGAAGGACCAGGGGAACGTGAAGGGTGACTACGAACGGGTCTACAACTACTTCCCGCGGCTGAAGGAACGGCGGAAGGGGCTGGCCGGCTATCTCTCCGGCGGGGAGCAGCAGATGCTGGCGATCGGCCGGGCGCTCATGGCCCGCCCGAAGCTGATGCTCCTCGACGAGCCGTCGCTCGGGCTCTCGCCGCTCCTGGTGAAGGAGATCTTCGGGATCATCAAGGACATCAACGAGAAGGAGAAGGCCACCATCCTCCTCGTCGAGCAGAACGCGCGGATGGCGCTGTCCATCGCGAGCTACGGGTACATCATGGAGAACGGCAAGGTGGTGCTGGACGGCGAAAAGGAGAAGCTCGCGAACAACGAGGACGTGAAGGAGTTCTACCTCGGGATGAACGAGGTCGGCTCCCGCAAGTCGTACCGCGAGATCAAGCACTATAAACGCCGCAAGCGGTGGCTGTCATGATCGACCGGAAGCGGGGATTCTTCGACGAGGCGCGGGAGACCATGGCGCCGGGGAAGCGCGCGGAGCTCCACCGGGAGCTGCTGCGGGAAACCGTGCGGCACGCCTACGAGCACGCGCCGGCGACCCGGAAGAAGATGGACGAGGCGGGCGTCCGACCCGGAGACGTCAAGGAGCTGTCCGACCTGCGGAAGATCCCCTTCACGCGCAAGGCGGAGCTGAAGCACATCCAGAAAGGCGAGCCGCCCTTCGGAGGGCTGGCCGCCGTCCCGCCGCGCGCGATGCGCCGCATCTACGTTTCCCCGGGCCCCACCTTCGACCCGGAAGGTCGGGAGGAGACGCACTGGCGCTGGGAGAAGGCGTTCGTCGCCGCCGGCTTCCGGGAGGGGGACATCGTCCAGAACACCTTCATGTACCATTTCTCCCCCGCGGGGCTCATGTTCGACGAGGCGCTCCTGCGCCTCGGCTGCACCGTCGTACCGGCGGGCGTGGGGAACACGGAGCTTCAGGCGCAGGTGATGAAGGAGCTGGCGGTCACGGGGTACGTCGGAACGCCGTCGTTCCTCATGAGCATCCTGGAAAAGGCGAAGGAGATGGGGCTTCCGGACGACAACGGCCTCTCCCTTCAGGTCGCGCTGGTGACCGGGGAGATGCTCCCGGAGACGCTGCGCGCCCGGCTGCGGGACGAGTTCGGCGTGCAGGTGCGCCAGTGCTACGGCACCGCGGACGTGGGATCCATGGGGTACGAATGCTTCACGGCGAAAGGGATGCACGTTCCCGACGAGATCCTGCTCGAGCTGATCGACCCGGCCACCGGGGAGCCGGTCTCACCCGGATCGATCGGGGAAGTGGTCGTCACGCTCCCCAACCGCACGTATCCGCTGGTCCGGTTCGCCACCGGCGACCTGTCCATCCTTTCCGACGCCCCGTGCCCGTGCGGACGCACGTCGCCGCGCCTGCTGCGGCTGGTCGGCCGCGTCGACCAGGTCACCAAGGTGAAGGGGATGTTCGTCCACCCGGAGCAGGTGTCCCAGCTCGAAAAGAAGGTCCCGGAGATCGCGTCGTTGCAGTTCCTCGTCACCCGTACCGGGCACGAGGACCACATGGAGATGCGGATCGTCCTCGCGGACGGCGCCTCGCCTTCCGACGCGCTGGCGGCCCGGATCGTGGAAGCCGCCCGCGAGATCACGCGTCTGCGCGGCGAAGTCCGGTTCATCGCCGCCCCCGAGGTGGAGGAGCCCGACAAGAAAATCATCGACAAACGCAAGTGGGATTGAGAGCGTATTCCCTCCCGACATAAATGCTGTATCGTATAAGGAAGACGGCATGAAATGCGTACGCAACAGAAGGTTCCGGCGGAGCGGAGGTAGGAGGCGGGGCGGAGTGAGGTAAAGCGCCCCACTCCCCTACGAAATGCGTTCCCTGGGGTACCCCCGCTGTAGGAAGAACGGGGGGCACAGCCGTGCGGGTTCACCGCACGGCGAGCCACGAACGGAGCCCCGTCCTCCGAGGTAGCGCAGCCCATATCTTTGGATACCTTGCTATATATTTGAATCGCAGCACAAAAGGGAGTGGACCATGGACGCCGCCGCGCTGAACCAGCACCTCGAAAAGCACCTTCGGGTGAGCACCTTCCCCATCGGAATCAAGTCGCTGAAACCCGGGGAGCCGATCCCCGACAAGGTGAAAATCCCGTCGAAGCACCTGGGCGTGAAGGTGGCGGTCTGCCAGGCGATCTCCTTCGCCCGCCGGTACGGCTGGACGATGGCGTTTTCCGGAGCCGACATCTCCTGCCCGATCGCCAAGGCGGTCTTCGGCTTCGAGCCGCGGAACGAATATTACGAGTCCGGCTCGCTGGCCGACGGTATGTACGCGTCGTGCAAGGAGGCGGGAGCCCGGTTCGAGGGCGCCCTCGCCAAGTACGACCTCGGGGAGTACGCGTACGTCGTCGCCGGGCCGCTGGGGCGCGTCAACTTCGTCCCCGACACGGTGCTGGTCTACGGCAACTCGGCGCAGGTCCTCCGCCTGCTGAACGGCGCCCTCTTCAAGCGGGGCGGCAGCATCGTCTCCGACTTCTCCGGCCGGGGCGACTGCGCCGACATCGTCATCAAGGGGAAGAAGAGCGCGGAACCGCAGGTCATCCTGCCGTGCTACGGCGACCGGATCTTCGGGATGACCGCCGACGACGAGATGGCGTTCACCTTCCCGTTCGAGCGGGGCGACGAGATCGTCGAGGGTCTCGAGAAGACCCACGCGGGCGGCGTCCGGTACCCCGTCCCCATCTACCTGCGTTTCCAGGCCGAGTTCCCGAAGTCGTACCAGGAGCTCGAAAAGATCTGGGCGGAATCAAAAAATCCGTAACGGAAAGGTACGCAGGGGGCGGCAGAGCGGACGCAGGAGGGGGGCGGAGTGAGGTAAAGCGCAGCCGTGCAGGTTCATCGCACGGCGAGCCACGAACGGAGCCCCCGCTCCGAGGCCGCGCCGCCGGTGAATATGAATCGTTTCATACCGGAGGAGGTATTTTGTACACCCTGACGCCCGCGGAGGAGATCCGCGACCGCGTCACGAAACTTCAGGGACGGCTGAAAGCGGCGGCCCTGGACGCGGCCTTCATCGTCCAGAACGCCGACCT of the Deltaproteobacteria bacterium genome contains:
- a CDS encoding ABC transporter ATP-binding protein; the protein is MVVPEGRIVALLGANGAGKSTTLKAISGLLKSEEGEVTDGEILFGGETINGRDPEEIVRKGIFQVMEGRKVFEDLTVEENLRCGAHTRKDQGNVKGDYERVYNYFPRLKERRKGLAGYLSGGEQQMLAIGRALMARPKLMLLDEPSLGLSPLLVKEIFGIIKDINEKEKATILLVEQNARMALSIASYGYIMENGKVVLDGEKEKLANNEDVKEFYLGMNEVGSRKSYREIKHYKRRKRWLS
- a CDS encoding AMP-binding protein, coding for MIDRKRGFFDEARETMAPGKRAELHRELLRETVRHAYEHAPATRKKMDEAGVRPGDVKELSDLRKIPFTRKAELKHIQKGEPPFGGLAAVPPRAMRRIYVSPGPTFDPEGREETHWRWEKAFVAAGFREGDIVQNTFMYHFSPAGLMFDEALLRLGCTVVPAGVGNTELQAQVMKELAVTGYVGTPSFLMSILEKAKEMGLPDDNGLSLQVALVTGEMLPETLRARLRDEFGVQVRQCYGTADVGSMGYECFTAKGMHVPDEILLELIDPATGEPVSPGSIGEVVVTLPNRTYPLVRFATGDLSILSDAPCPCGRTSPRLLRLVGRVDQVTKVKGMFVHPEQVSQLEKKVPEIASLQFLVTRTGHEDHMEMRIVLADGASPSDALAARIVEAAREITRLRGEVRFIAAPEVEEPDKKIIDKRKWD
- a CDS encoding DUF169 domain-containing protein, producing MDAAALNQHLEKHLRVSTFPIGIKSLKPGEPIPDKVKIPSKHLGVKVAVCQAISFARRYGWTMAFSGADISCPIAKAVFGFEPRNEYYESGSLADGMYASCKEAGARFEGALAKYDLGEYAYVVAGPLGRVNFVPDTVLVYGNSAQVLRLLNGALFKRGGSIVSDFSGRGDCADIVIKGKKSAEPQVILPCYGDRIFGMTADDEMAFTFPFERGDEIVEGLEKTHAGGVRYPVPIYLRFQAEFPKSYQELEKIWAESKNP